A window of the Pelagicoccus albus genome harbors these coding sequences:
- a CDS encoding DUF502 domain-containing protein, with the protein MFAKLRKSFLSGLILLAPIGITYFVFNWLVIKVGGSVKEPLLKFLFIPEDLVSKENLSMFWDTVATIIVLLAITILGFLSRYFIAKYLISLGERFLNNVPIINTVYTSVKQIVDTFSTQNRAIFQKVVLVEFPKEGSYALGFLTGDGKGEIQYKTDDFLQNVFVPTTPNPTSGFLVMMKKENIQELDMTVGQGMKLIISGGAVAPIYPPVAESLDFKEKEGKEETSSRDAS; encoded by the coding sequence ATGTTCGCAAAACTTCGAAAATCCTTCCTTTCCGGACTCATCCTCCTCGCTCCCATCGGAATCACCTACTTCGTCTTCAACTGGCTGGTGATAAAAGTGGGAGGCAGCGTGAAGGAACCTCTGCTGAAATTCCTGTTCATTCCGGAGGATCTGGTTTCGAAAGAGAACCTGTCGATGTTTTGGGACACGGTGGCCACGATCATCGTTCTTCTAGCCATCACCATTCTCGGATTCCTCTCCCGCTACTTCATTGCCAAATACCTCATCAGCCTTGGAGAGAGGTTTCTGAACAATGTTCCCATCATCAACACCGTCTACACTTCGGTAAAACAAATCGTCGACACCTTCAGCACCCAGAACCGAGCGATCTTCCAGAAAGTAGTTCTGGTCGAATTCCCGAAGGAAGGGAGCTACGCCCTTGGCTTTTTGACAGGAGACGGGAAGGGAGAAATCCAATACAAGACCGACGACTTTCTCCAAAACGTCTTCGTGCCCACTACGCCCAATCCGACCAGTGGATTTCTTGTCATGATGAAAAAGGAAAACATCCAAGAGTTGGACATGACCGTGGGACAAGGAATGAAACTGATTATCTCCGGCGGGGCCGTAGCGCCTATCTACCCGCCAGTCGCTGAAAGCCTCGATTTTAAAGAAAAGGAAGGTAAGGAGGAGACGAGCTCCCGAGATGCCAGCTGA